From the Raphanus sativus cultivar WK10039 unplaced genomic scaffold, ASM80110v3 Scaffold0544, whole genome shotgun sequence genome, one window contains:
- the LOC130502410 gene encoding uncharacterized protein LOC130502410 isoform X1, with amino-acid sequence MSSVEDLKANEEEKSMPSPQQEEAAVKNKYGGLMPKKPPLISKVGYIIYLCLKRFVLCVFLMRCVVFYLYQDHERAYFDSADWALGKQGVAKPKGPLEALRPKLQPTQQQTRYRKSPCAPSEGGQDGGGASQTEGVSGNEE; translated from the exons ATGTCTAGCGTAGAGGATTTGAAAGCTAATGAAGAAGAAAAGTCAATGCCATCACCGCAGCAGGAG GAGGCTGCTGTGAAGAACAAGTATGGAGGGCTCATGCCAAAGAAACCACCTCTCATTTCCAAGGTAGGTTATATAATTTATCTATGTCTAAAGAGatttgttttgtgtgtgtttctgATGAGGTGTGTGGTTTTTTACTTATATCAGGATCATGAGCGAGCATACTTCGACTCAGCTGATTGGGCTCTTGGAAAG CAAGGTGTTGCCAAGCCGAAGGGACCTCTTGAAGCTCTTCGTCCCAAGTTACAG CCAACGCAGCAACAGACGCGTTACAGGAAGTCTCCATGTGCTCCATCCGAAGGCGGtcaag ATGGGGGAGGAGCTTCTCAGACCGAGGGAGTTTCCGGCAACGAGGAGTAG
- the LOC130502410 gene encoding uncharacterized protein LOC130502410 isoform X2, giving the protein MSSVEDLKANEEEKSMPSPQQEEAAVKNKYGGLMPKKPPLISKDHERAYFDSADWALGKQGVAKPKGPLEALRPKLQPTQQQTRYRKSPCAPSEGGQDGGGASQTEGVSGNEE; this is encoded by the exons ATGTCTAGCGTAGAGGATTTGAAAGCTAATGAAGAAGAAAAGTCAATGCCATCACCGCAGCAGGAG GAGGCTGCTGTGAAGAACAAGTATGGAGGGCTCATGCCAAAGAAACCACCTCTCATTTCCAAG GATCATGAGCGAGCATACTTCGACTCAGCTGATTGGGCTCTTGGAAAG CAAGGTGTTGCCAAGCCGAAGGGACCTCTTGAAGCTCTTCGTCCCAAGTTACAG CCAACGCAGCAACAGACGCGTTACAGGAAGTCTCCATGTGCTCCATCCGAAGGCGGtcaag ATGGGGGAGGAGCTTCTCAGACCGAGGGAGTTTCCGGCAACGAGGAGTAG